CAAACAAGGTTCCGCGTGCCGATTCAGACCCAGGCCGACATCGGCGGTCGGCGCGGCCCGTTGAGTCCCCCGCTCGCCATGCCGTCATGGCGACTGTCGGCCCGCCCACAAGGACTCCAGCGGTAACCGCGCCACAGCAGGAGGCGGCTTGACACGCAATCACGGCCCATTATTATCTAGAGAACTAGATTATAGCGAGCTAGAAGATGGCATCCGAGCGACCGAGCGTTGGCACACAGCTTTCCTTCGCGCTTTACGGCGCGGCGAACCGGATGGTGCGCATGCACAAGCCATTCCTTGAGCCGCTGGGTCTGACCTTCCCCCAGTACCTCGTGATCCTCGAACTGCTGGATAGCGCGCCACTTTCCGTCGGCGCCCTCGGGGCCCGCCTCGACATGGACACGGGCACGATCACGCCGCTGATCAAACGACTCGGTGCAGCCGGCTTGGTCACGCGGACGCGCGACCCCGCCGACGAACGCCGCGTGATGGTCGACCTGACTTCCCGCAGCCGTGCCCTCGAAGCCGAGGTCCGGAGCATCAACGGCAAGATCAAGTCCGCCTGCCAGCTCACCGACCGGGGCATCGACGAGCTTCGTCGCACGCTGGAAGCACTGGCGCACCCGGCGACCGAATAACCCCGCAAGACAATCAGGAGAGCATCCAATGAATGAAGATTGGCATCATGGGCACTGGCCACATCGGGAAGATCTTGGTCCAGAAGTTGAGTGTGGCCGGACATGACGTGAAGGTAGCCAACTCCCGTGGCCCGGAGACGATCGGGGCCGACGTGCTGGCCTTGGGCGGACGCGCGGTCTCGGCGGCGGACACGGTGGCGGACGTCAACGCGGTGATCATCTCCATCCCCCCGAACCGGATTCCCCAGATCGCGCCGCTGATCGCCAAGCTGTCGGCCGATACGGTTGTCATCGACACCTCAAACTACCATCCGTTTCGCGACGGGAAGATCGACGCCATCGAGGCGGGTCAGGTCTAGAGCCTATGGGTGGCCGAGCAGTTAGGTCGGCCGATCGTCAAAGCGTGGAACTCGATCATATCGGACTCCTTCGCCAACAAGGGCCAGTCGGCGGGAGTTCCGAGCCGCATCGCGCTTCCCGTCGCAGCCGACCGTGAATCGGATCGGAAGGTCGGGATGGCGCTGGTCGAAGCGACGGGGTTCGACGCGTTCGATTCTGGCACGCTCGCCGAGTCGTGGCGACTTCAGCCGGGCGCCCCCGCCTATTGCACGGACCTCACCCGCAGTGAGTTGCCGGCCGCGCTGGCCGGGGCCGAGCGGGCTCGACTGACGAAGCGGCGCGATCTGGCGACTGCGGTGTTCCTCGAACGCTATGACCTTGGCAGGGAGGTTCCGCCTGCCGATTTCGTCATCCGCGTGCATCGCACGTTGTTCATGTGAACCGTGACGTCGGCAGGGTAGGACAGGAGCCCTATTGGGCGTAGCGGGCGGAAGCAGAGCGGGAGGTGAGGAACGCTGACGGGTAGCCCATGAGCCGCACTCCGCGGTCGGCGCAGAAGCCTCATTTCGGAGCGTAAGGAGTTTTCAAATGAAGGTTTGGCGAGCCGAGAGATTCGGCAAACCCAGTGATGTCTTGAAGTTGGTCGATATCGACGTTCCTGTTCCAGGACCAGGAGAGGCACTGCTCAGGGTTTTGGCGACAAATATCGGCCTGCCTGACCGCATGATGCTGGAAGGCCGCTATTTCCTCGTGCCGGCACCGCCGGTGACCCCGGGTCAGGAGGTCGTCGGTATCGTCAAAGCGGCAGGACGCGACTATCCCTTTCCGATCGGCACGCGGGTGATCGGTGGCACCAATTTCACCAGCGGCTCGGGCGGCTTGGCGGAATATTGCCTGTCCCCGGGCTGCGGCGCGGTGCCAGCGTCCGATGACATGCCCGACGAGCATGCGGCAGCCTTCCTGGGAACATTCCACGTCGCTTATGTCGGGCTGGTCAATCGCGCTCGTGCAAGGCCGGGCGAGTCGCTGTTAGTGCTTGGCGGATCAGGCGGGACCGGTTCGACCGCGATCCAGCTCGCCAAAGCGTTGGGCCTCACCGTGATCGCCACCGTGCGCGACGGGAAAAAGGCCGCGTACTGCCGTCAGCAAGGCGCCGACCATGTCATCGACATTGGGACCGGTTCGCTGGACGAGCAGGTCCGCGCGCTGACCGGAGGCAAAGGCGCCGACATCGTCTATGACACGGTCGGGTCGACATTAGCCGACCAAGCGCTCGACGCGATTGCCATCGGCGGACGTTATATCCTGATTGGATTTGCCGGCGGTTCGGCTTTCCCCACGGTCGAGCCCTTCAAAATCCTGACGCATGGCATCTCCGTCACCGGCGCTTTGCACAGCGTGCGCACCGCTGAGGAGCGCGATGACGCGCTCACCACACTTGGTCGTCTGTTCTCCGAAGGTAAGATCTTCATGCCGATCGACAAGATCATATCGTTCGCTGAAGTCCCCGAGGCTCTCGACCGTCTGGGAGGTGCGGTCAACGGCAAGTTGATCGCCCGTATCGGCGACCAGGGTTCCTGACCGCGTCTGAGAACCTTGCCTACGTCTACATGCACGCATTCTGCAAGAGCAAGACTACGTGAATGTCCTACGCGTTTCCGATCGTGGAAGTCCTGCGTTTTAAGGACGACCAGTGCATTGAGTTCAGGCCGTTCTACTTCGACGCGGAGCGAGGACTGCTTGAGGCATTGCGGCGGATGACAAAGTGGCGAGTCGCCTTTGCCTCCTGACTTGTCTCCTCAGGAAAGGAAACAAGTCAGTCCCGTGCTGAGCATCGAGGAAAGGATGCGCCGGTTCACCTATCAACATGAGTGCCGAAAAAGCTCGGACTGCGAAGCTCCGTTGGGGTGCCTGCGAGATCAGAGAACCCGGACCCGGTACTGCACCGAATTGCCAACAAGCTCCCTGTCCTGAAGGCCGTCAGTGCGAGGTGTTCGATGTGGCAAGCGACCCAGACAAGGCGTGGATGGAATGTATCGAAAGCTGTGGAGAAGGCCATCTCCCCTGCTCAACGGGATTTATTTGCGACATGACCCGTTGCAAGCCGATGTGTCATCCCCAACTGCCAAACACCTGTGGAGAAGGCTATCGTTGCAAACAGCGCATGCAGGACAGTCCCTGGGTGTGCCTGCCAGACGAATAGGGACTGCGGGGCTTCACTCACTGGGCCCGCCCGCCCCCCTCTTCCACCAGAGCGACCCACATCCAGGGTGTCAAGCGACGCGCCAAGCTTGCTGGTTCCTGGGGCATCAGCGAGGCTCTCGGCCTCCTTTCCTCTCGAGGTTCCATGCACTCAATGCGAGCCCTGGGCGCACTCTCCGCGCTTCTCCTCCTCTCCCCTTCCTGCACGGCCTCACGGGCCCCCTCGCAGGCCGGGCCCACCCTCCCGGCCCGGACGCCTTCACCAGCATTGTCTCCCGCCCAGGTGGCCCTGCGGGCCTTCGTGGACGCGCACTTCGAGGACTCCTTCCGGCGCTTTCCCACGATGGCCACCCAGGCCGGCATCCACACCTATGATGGAGAGCTGAGAGGCTTCACGGCCGAGGACCGCATGGCCCACCTCGCTCAGCTCAAGAGCGAGCTGGACGCCCTGCCGAAGCAGGTGGACCGCGCGGCCCTGCCCCCCCTCGATCGGGCGGACTACGACATCCTCGAGAACCACTTGAGGGCCCGCATCCTGGACATCGAAACCGTGCGCGGCTGGGAGCGCAACCCCAACACCTACCTGAGCACCGCTTCCTACTCGGTCTATCAGCTCATCAACCGGGACTTCGCGCCCCTCGATCAGCGCATGCGCTCCGCGGTGAGCCGCATGAAGGAGGTCCCCG
This genomic window from Stigmatella ashevillena contains:
- a CDS encoding MarR family winged helix-turn-helix transcriptional regulator; this encodes MASERPSVGTQLSFALYGAANRMVRMHKPFLEPLGLTFPQYLVILELLDSAPLSVGALGARLDMDTGTITPLIKRLGAAGLVTRTRDPADERRVMVDLTSRSRALEAEVRSINGKIKSACQLTDRGIDELRRTLEALAHPATE
- a CDS encoding NAD(P)-binding domain-containing protein, coding for MKIGIMGTGHIGKILVQKLSVAGHDVKVANSRGPETIGADVLALGGRAVSAADTVADVNAVIISIPPNRIPQIAPLIAKLSADTVVIDTSNYHPFRDGKIDAIEAGQV
- a CDS encoding quinone oxidoreductase family protein codes for the protein MKVWRAERFGKPSDVLKLVDIDVPVPGPGEALLRVLATNIGLPDRMMLEGRYFLVPAPPVTPGQEVVGIVKAAGRDYPFPIGTRVIGGTNFTSGSGGLAEYCLSPGCGAVPASDDMPDEHAAAFLGTFHVAYVGLVNRARARPGESLLVLGGSGGTGSTAIQLAKALGLTVIATVRDGKKAAYCRQQGADHVIDIGTGSLDEQVRALTGGKGADIVYDTVGSTLADQALDAIAIGGRYILIGFAGGSAFPTVEPFKILTHGISVTGALHSVRTAEERDDALTTLGRLFSEGKIFMPIDKIISFAEVPEALDRLGGAVNGKLIARIGDQGS